A genomic window from Streptomyces sp. 846.5 includes:
- the eccCa gene encoding type VII secretion protein EccCa, giving the protein MSVVTVKRPPRVHPPAVPGEEIRLESPPELPRGDGGKWWQAMLPMLATAGSAAFFFMPGMQMMMKVMGGLMVASTVAMAVAQVSSQRKGGGGEMEDARRDYLKYLAQLRKQVRRTAADQRDAQLYLHPAPDQLWAVVAEGRRLWERRASDSDFAQIRLGTGPQQLATRLVPPQTAPVDELEPLTAEAMKSFLAAHGTLPDLPLAVSLRAFYHLSVSGDPDSVYGTVRAALAQLSTLHSPDDLMIGIAAAPGAGPEWEWAKWLPHVQHPTESDGAGSARMICTSLDALEGMLADQLAGRARFHRDSTPVPEQPHLVVVLDGAAVGADSVLAGGEGLQGVTVIEVVPGDLDEPRGALAVVVSPERMQLSTVGSVYHGRPDLLSAWQAEALARQLAPLRASIGDDDEPLLANLDFTDLMGVGDAMSVDVARTWRPRAMHDKLRVPIGLGAGGEPVMLDLKEAALEGMGPHGLCVGATGSGKSELLRTLVLGLAMTHSSETLNFVLADFKGGATFAGMADMPHTSAVITNMAEELTLVDRMRDSITGELNRRQELLRAAGNYANVHDYERARAAGAPLEPLPSLLLIIDEFSELLTAKPDFIEMFIQIGRIGRSLGVHLLLASQRLEEGRLRGLDTYLSYRIGLRTFSAAESRAALGVPDAYHLPPVPGVGYLKFGTDVMAQFKAAYVSGPYRSGAVQESTGRVRRQRPVLFTGAPVAKPLLPLNEMEPEAPRRQDDALADTVLDVIVDRLEGQGPPAHQVWLPPLSEAPALDQLLPPLGAVPDRGLCAPEYAGTGRLVAPIGLVDKPFEQRRDLLYLDFSGAAGHGMVVGGPRSGKSTLLRTMISSFALTHTASEVQFYLLDFGGGGMIGMQDLPHVGGVAGRLDADKVRRMISEVSGLLTQREELFRAQGIDSIATFRNRRKNGSLPGEPYGDVFLVVDGWLTFRQEFELLEPLVTDIAQRGLAYGVHVVVGASRYGEIRPALKDLLQTRIELKLGDPMESEIDRRVAQNVPAGAPGRGLTADKLHFLSGLPRIDGSSGIDDLADGMAAFVQAVNSSWTGPRAPQVRMLPEVLPADRLPKGFEHPEQGIAIGIDENSLAPVFLNFDSDSHFIVFGDGETGKTALLRLLLKGITERYTPDQARIVIGDYRRSLLGVVTSPHLLEYAAAQPALQAFLGDIRGSMERRIPGPDVTQEQLRDRSWWSGAELFLVIDDYDLVATSTGNPLQQLLEVLPFSKDIGLHIIIARRSGGAGRALYEPVMQRLKELGAQGIVLSGDRDEGVLLGNVRPQQMPPGRGVLVTRRRGTFTVQTGWVGQQQ; this is encoded by the coding sequence TTGAGCGTGGTAACCGTCAAGCGACCGCCGCGGGTGCACCCGCCCGCGGTGCCGGGCGAGGAGATCCGCCTGGAATCGCCGCCCGAACTGCCCCGCGGCGACGGCGGCAAGTGGTGGCAGGCCATGCTGCCGATGCTGGCCACCGCGGGTTCGGCCGCCTTCTTCTTCATGCCCGGCATGCAGATGATGATGAAGGTGATGGGCGGGCTGATGGTCGCCTCGACCGTCGCCATGGCCGTCGCCCAGGTCAGCTCCCAACGCAAGGGCGGCGGCGGGGAGATGGAGGACGCCCGCCGCGACTACCTCAAGTACCTCGCCCAGCTGCGCAAGCAGGTCCGCCGCACCGCGGCCGACCAGCGCGACGCCCAGCTCTATCTGCACCCCGCGCCGGACCAGTTGTGGGCCGTCGTCGCCGAGGGCCGCCGGCTGTGGGAGCGCCGCGCCAGCGACAGTGACTTCGCCCAGATCAGGCTGGGCACCGGACCGCAGCAGCTGGCCACCCGTCTGGTGCCGCCGCAGACCGCTCCCGTGGACGAGCTGGAACCGCTGACGGCCGAAGCGATGAAGAGCTTCCTGGCCGCCCACGGCACCCTGCCCGACCTGCCGCTGGCCGTCTCGCTGCGCGCCTTCTACCACCTCTCCGTCTCCGGCGACCCGGACAGCGTCTACGGGACGGTCCGCGCCGCGTTGGCCCAGCTGAGCACCCTGCACTCCCCCGACGACCTGATGATCGGCATCGCCGCCGCCCCCGGCGCCGGACCCGAGTGGGAGTGGGCCAAGTGGCTGCCCCACGTCCAGCACCCGACCGAGTCGGACGGCGCCGGATCGGCCAGGATGATCTGCACTTCGCTGGACGCCCTGGAGGGCATGCTCGCCGACCAGCTGGCCGGCCGCGCCCGCTTCCACCGCGACTCCACCCCGGTCCCGGAGCAGCCGCACCTGGTCGTCGTCCTGGACGGCGCCGCGGTCGGCGCCGACTCGGTGCTGGCCGGCGGCGAGGGCCTGCAGGGCGTGACCGTCATCGAGGTCGTCCCCGGTGACCTGGACGAACCGCGCGGTGCGCTAGCCGTGGTCGTGAGCCCCGAGCGGATGCAGCTCAGCACGGTCGGCAGCGTCTACCACGGCCGGCCCGACCTGCTCAGCGCCTGGCAGGCCGAGGCGCTGGCCCGGCAGCTGGCCCCGCTGCGCGCCTCGATCGGCGACGACGACGAACCGCTGCTGGCGAACCTGGACTTCACCGACCTGATGGGCGTCGGCGACGCCATGTCCGTGGACGTGGCCAGGACCTGGCGGCCCCGGGCGATGCACGACAAGCTGCGCGTCCCGATCGGCCTGGGCGCCGGCGGCGAACCGGTGATGCTGGACCTCAAGGAGGCGGCGCTGGAGGGCATGGGCCCGCACGGCCTGTGCGTCGGCGCGACCGGCTCCGGCAAGTCGGAACTGCTGCGCACCCTGGTGCTGGGCCTGGCGATGACGCACTCCTCCGAGACGTTGAACTTCGTCCTGGCGGACTTCAAGGGCGGTGCGACCTTCGCCGGCATGGCCGACATGCCGCACACCTCGGCGGTCATCACCAACATGGCAGAGGAGCTCACCCTGGTCGACCGGATGCGCGACTCCATCACCGGCGAGCTGAACCGCCGTCAGGAACTGCTGCGCGCGGCCGGCAACTACGCCAACGTCCACGACTACGAGCGGGCCCGCGCCGCCGGGGCCCCGCTGGAGCCGCTGCCCTCGCTGCTGCTGATCATCGACGAGTTCAGCGAACTGCTCACCGCCAAGCCCGACTTCATCGAGATGTTCATCCAGATCGGCCGGATCGGCCGCTCCCTGGGCGTGCACCTGCTGCTGGCCTCGCAGCGGTTGGAGGAGGGCCGGCTGCGCGGCCTGGACACCTATCTCTCCTACCGGATCGGGCTGCGGACCTTCTCGGCCGCCGAGTCCCGGGCGGCGCTGGGCGTCCCCGACGCCTACCACCTGCCGCCGGTGCCCGGTGTCGGCTACCTCAAGTTCGGCACCGATGTGATGGCGCAGTTCAAGGCCGCCTACGTGTCCGGCCCCTACCGCAGCGGCGCCGTCCAGGAGTCGACCGGCCGGGTGCGCAGGCAGCGCCCGGTGCTGTTCACCGGCGCCCCGGTGGCCAAGCCGCTGCTGCCGCTGAACGAGATGGAGCCGGAGGCCCCGCGCCGACAGGACGACGCGCTGGCGGACACCGTGCTGGACGTGATCGTCGACCGGCTGGAGGGTCAGGGCCCGCCGGCCCACCAGGTGTGGCTGCCGCCGCTCAGCGAGGCCCCCGCTTTGGACCAGCTGCTGCCGCCGCTGGGGGCGGTGCCGGACCGGGGGCTGTGCGCGCCCGAGTACGCCGGGACGGGCCGCCTGGTCGCCCCGATCGGCCTGGTCGACAAGCCGTTCGAGCAGCGCCGCGACCTGCTCTACCTGGACTTCTCCGGGGCCGCCGGGCACGGCATGGTGGTGGGCGGTCCGCGGTCCGGCAAGTCCACCCTGCTGCGCACCATGATCAGCTCCTTCGCGCTCACCCACACCGCCTCCGAGGTGCAGTTCTACCTGCTGGACTTCGGCGGCGGCGGCATGATCGGCATGCAGGACCTGCCCCATGTCGGCGGGGTCGCCGGGCGGCTGGACGCCGACAAGGTGCGGCGCATGATCAGCGAGGTCTCGGGCCTGCTGACCCAGCGCGAGGAGCTGTTCCGGGCCCAGGGCATCGACTCCATCGCGACCTTCCGCAACCGCCGCAAGAACGGCTCGCTGCCGGGTGAGCCGTACGGCGACGTGTTCCTGGTGGTCGACGGCTGGCTCACCTTCCGGCAGGAGTTCGAGCTGCTGGAGCCGCTGGTCACCGACATCGCCCAGCGCGGCCTGGCCTACGGCGTGCACGTGGTGGTGGGCGCCTCCCGCTACGGGGAGATCCGTCCGGCGCTGAAGGACCTGCTGCAGACCCGGATCGAGCTCAAGCTCGGCGACCCGATGGAGTCGGAGATAGACCGCAGAGTCGCCCAGAACGTGCCGGCCGGAGCGCCGGGCCGCGGCCTGACCGCCGACAAGTTGCACTTCCTGTCCGGTCTGCCGCGGATCGACGGCTCCAGCGGGATCGACGACCTCGCCGACGGCATGGCCGCCTTCGTCCAGGCCGTGAACAGCTCCTGGACCGGGCCGCGCGCCCCCCAGGTGCGGATGCTGCCGGAGGTGCTGCCGGCCGACCGGCTGCCCAAGGGCTTCGAGCACCCCGAGCAGGGCATCGCCATCGGCATCGACGAGAACTCGCTGGCGCCGGTGTTCCTCAACTTCGACTCCGACTCGCACTTCATCGTCTTCGGTGACGGCGAGACCGGGAAGACGGCGCTGCTGCGGCTGCTGCTCAAGGGCATCACCGAGCGCTACACCCCGGACCAGGCCCGCATCGTCATCGGCGACTACCGGCGCTCGCTGCTGGGGGTGGTCACCAGTCCGCACCTGCTGGAGTACGCGGCGGCGCAGCCGGCCCTGCAGGCGTTCCTCGGCGACATCAGGGGCTCGATGGAGCGCCGCATCCCCGGCCCCGACGTCACCCAGGAGCAGCTGCGGGACCGCAGCTGGTGGTCCGGCGCCGAGCTGTTCCTGGTCATCGACGACTACGACCTGGTGGCCACCTCGACCGGCAACCCGCTGCAGCAGTTGCTGGAGGTCCTGCCGTTCTCCAAGGACATCGGGCTGCACATCATCATCGCCCGCCGCT